In the genome of Dermatobacter hominis, the window GTAACCGTTAGCAGTGTGAATCCTCTGGCGTTGCGGTTGCGCGATGGTCGGACCATCTCCGTGGCGCCCGCCGAACCCGAGATGCCGGGGCAGCTCGCCCGCTACTTCAACAGATGGGTCACGGCCGTCCTCGAGGTGGAAGTGACTACTCATCCGGTGAGCGGGCGAGCCAGCCGGCAATACACGCTCGTGTCTGTCGACCCGGACCTGTTCACCTCAGCGCCCGACGAGGACTCAGAAGACGGCTGACCTCCTAAAGCAGCGATCGGCGAAAAGGACCACGATTGGGACTAGCACCGGCCTAGTTCAGATCGCGGCTGACCTCGTGTTCCAGCATGCGCACGGCTTCGTCCAAGGCGGCCATCTGCTCTACAAGCACACCGAGCGCCCGGTCGAACTTGGCTTCGTCGAGAAAGCCGGCGCCCCATGCGGCGCTCAGGCCCCTCGAGCTCGCTCCGCATCTGGCCCGCCTTGGCCCACGCCAAGGCGGCGATTCGGCGCGGGGCGCTGACGTCCTCCATCAGCGCATCGTCTGCGTATGTCATGTGCTTCCTCCCCTGATCGGTGTGTCGGGAGGGTAGGGGGCGCGGGCTCGTATAGGCATCTAGGCATGAATGCGCATGGCGCATGCACCCAAGGGCAGCCCGTGCCACGAAACGTGCCACGGATCCGGCAATCAGGCGGCGTCAACGGCCACCACGGCTTGCGAGAACGCACATATGACGCGGGATGAGCGCCCATGACGGCGAATCGGCAGACCTGGGGGTCAAGAGGTCGGGAGTTCGAATCTCCCCAGCCCGACGGTCCAGAACCCCTGCATCGCAGGGGTTCTGCCGCGTTTCGGGCGCTGGCGCCGGTGATGGACCCGGCCTGCACGACCGGTGCCTCCCGAGTACCACACCAGCATCCAGTGGTCACGCCGTACTGGGGAGGGGGTCGGGAAGCTGTGTCGGCATCTGCGGGATCCGCCGCCCTGCCTGGGAGCACCATTGCTCCCAGGACTTGTGGGTCGGACCGCCCGTCCAAGGCAGACACGTTGGGCGTACCCACCCCCACCGAGAGACGAACCCACATGTGATCACGGAGTGCCACATCGGGACGAGCACTCGCCGTGTTCCGATCAGCCAAGCGAGGGGCCACGAGCTCGCAAGTGCTGAGCACGACTCGTCGCCCTCGGTCATCCTGATTCCATGGGTGACGACGAACGAGTGCCGATCGAGCAAGTCCTCCCAGGCTTCAAGCTCCACAGGCTCGACGAGGGGTGGACGCCCCTGCAGGCATTCGTCCTGGTCAAGAGCCTCGACGAGGACGGTGACGTGGCCTGGTCGTTCAGGACGTCGGAGCCGTTGAACCTCGAAGAGCTGCTCGGCGCACTCAGCGTCCAGGTCGAGCTCTTGAGGCAGAAGCTGGTCCAGCAGTGGGAGGACGGAGGCGAGGAGTAGGCGTGCGTGGGCGGCACCTGTCTCGGCAGCGCGCGGATTCCTACGATGGCGATCGTGGAACCGGACCGACGACCCAAGTGCGGGCGATGCGGAGAGGTCGTCACTGCCGTCGACGATCCTGTGCCCCTGCTAGGCGTGGAGATGCTCACGGTGTTCGGTCGCACCTCGATGGTCGAGGTCGAGCGCCTCTACCACCGGCGTTGCGTGCCGCCGGGCGGGGAGTGGGCATCAGTCACGGGAGAGCCATCGACCTGATCACCATCGTGGTGCGGGTCAGGGAGACGCGACGGGCGGCCGATCCAGTCGAGCCGTGAGCGTTCGGGAGTGCGACCCTCCGGACGTCGCAACGACAAGAATCGGCACTTCTCACCGTCGACAGAGGACGGCGTGACCTCGTCTTGCGTGGGTTCGCATCCAGGGTCTGCCGTGATCTTCGCCGATGACTGTCGCCTCTCAGTCAGGCATACCGCTCCGACGCCACGCCGGAGTCGACACGGCATCGAGGTGAGCGCACCCCATCCCGAGGACCCCGTGCCGACAGCGTGGCAGGGCCCACGCTCGCCACGGCCGCAGACGGCTATAACGGCGGCATGCCCGACGTTCAGCGCCCGGCGATGTCCGACTACGGCGTGCCCGTCGACCTGGCCGGTGCGCTCCCGTTCGAGTGGGCCCGCGAGCGGCTGGCGGCCAACCGCAACTACTGGGTCGTCACGGTCGACCCGGCGGGTCGCCCGCACTCCACGCCGGTGTGGGGCTTGTGGCACACCGACGACACGTTCTGGTTCTCGTGTGCCGCGAGCGCTCTCAAAGCGCGCAACCTCCGCGCCAACCCGCATGCGGTGGTCACCACCCACGACACCGTTGAGTTCGTCTCCGTCGAGGGCGTGGCTGCCGAACTGGCCCCGCCGCCCGACGTCGCCCGGGCGTGGGCCGAGAAGTACGACGAGAGCGGCGACCCGGCGAAGGTGGCCGAGTCGATCGAGTTCTTCGTCGGGCACGCGGCTTTCAGGGTCAGCCCGCGCAAGGCGCTCGGCATGATCGAGCGCGAGGAAGAGTTCGCCGAGAAGGCCACCCGCTGGGTCTGGTGACGCGTTTGGGCGATGGCACTCAGCACGATAACTCTCCCTACCGCCGGAACTGTGCCGATGTCCCGCCGGCGCTCGTTCAAGCAAGCGGAATCGATCCGGCACTACCTCCCGCTTCTGGATCTCTACGAACCCGAGAACCCGGTCGCCGCTGTCGTGAACGCGACTCGTACTTGTCTTGGGTTCGGAGTTGACCGCCTGTTGACAGCCGCGGGTCAACGTGAGCGGGACTGCACCCGCAGCGCCTTGGGAGAGGAAGCCCCATGCTCCAGACCGACCCGGCCACCCCACTGACCCCGCGCGCCCGCTGGCGCCGCCGAACACGGAGGGCGGCAGTCGTGGCCGTGGTCGGTCTGGCGGCGGGGCTGCTCGCCGCGTGCGCCCCACCTCCCGACGGGGGCCCGGTCCCCTACGGCTGCTACCACGCGATCGGCAACGTGAACGCAGACGACGTGCTGTACGGGCCGAAGAACACCCACGACAACGCGATGTACTACTCGTCGCGAGACGGGTCTTGCACGGGGACCATCACGCAGCACCACACCTGGGTCGAGGGCCCGGTCGACTGGAGCATCGTGGGGCCGCTGTGCGCGGCGGCCGCCGGTGGGACGACCGGCGCGCAGAACCTGAATTACATCTACATCTTCTACGGCTACGGCAAGGACCCCTACATCCTGTGGGAGTGCTACTGACTGCGTCGGTTGACGCAAGAACGGTGCGACCACTGCCTGTGGTCGTTCGTCGCAGCGGCGTAGGGCATCAGCCGGAGAAGGCTTCCGGCGGATCGGTGCCCAGCCGGCATTACCTACCAGTTGCGCGGACCAGGTTGTTCGTGTCTGTTCGTCGGACATCGGCGCGGAGACCTGCAGGGGTACATCACCGCCCTATGTTCTCGATGCGCGCGCCGACCGAGCTCGGGCCCTCAAGCGCCTCCCGCCGACCGCTCATGCGGCGCCCGACGAACCAGCGTCGTAAAGGCCGGGTCCGTCGGCTTTGCACGGTCCGCCCGTAGCCTGAGCTTCGGACGTGGAGGGAGAGCGGGATGCAACGAGTTGCGGGTTGGGCGGTGGCCGTGGCCGTTGTGGTGGTCGTGGCCGGGTGCTCGCCGCCGGCCAGCGCTCCTCCGCCCGAGCCTGACGTCGACCCGCCGAGGCTGATCCTGCCGAGCGGCATGTGGCTGACGACGGCCGATCCGTCGGGCCGCACCGTCATCTACGACGCCCACGCTGTCGACACGGATGGCAGCCCGGTACGGATGAGATGCACCCCGGAGTCGGGAGACTGGTTCCCGGTGGGCACCTCCACTGTGGACTGCGCAGCGATCGATCCTGCAGCGAACACAACAGAGGGCCAGTTCGAGGTGCGGGTTTCGTTGGATAGCTCGCGCTCCGTGGGCGTGTCGAGCGCCGGCGACCACGCGTGCGCAGTGCGGGACGGAGGCGTCTGGTGCTGGGGAGAGCAGCTCTCGCGCACTTCACCGCTGCAGACCTTCGTGCCTCGCGCTGTGCCGGGCCCCTCCGATGCGACCGACGTTGCAGTTGGCGGGTCACACGCCTGTGAGCTGACCTCGCGCGCCACCGTGCGGTGCTGGGGCTACAACGGCGACGGTGCGCTCGGGACCGGAGGCGCCGACTCGAGCGTGCCGGTCGACGTCGCCGGGCTCGCGGGCGTGACGTCGATCGCAGCAGGCGAGGTCCACTCCTGCGCAGCGATCGCAGACGGGACCGTGCGGTGCTGGGGATCGAACTTCAGCGGTCAGCTCGGCACGGGCAGCACTACGAACGCGAGCCGCCCCACCCCGGTCCCCGGCATCACCGACGCCGTGGCAATCGCCGCCGGCGGACGGGCCACGTGTGTCGTCCACGCTGGCGGCGGAGTGTCCTGCTGGGGATCCGGCGGCACCTACCAGCTGGGACCTGACAACGCGACCCGCGTCCTGTCTCCGCGCCTGATCCCCGGCATCAGCGATGCCCGAGCTTTGGCCGTTGGTGCCGGCGGCCAGACGTGCGCCGTCACGGCACGCACCACCTTGTCGTGCTGGGGGAGCAACCAGCACGGCCGCCTCGGTGACGGAACCACGCAGTCCCGAGCCGCACCCGTCGACGTGCCCGGAATCAGCGGCGCCGTCGCTGCGGCCGCCGGGCGCGACCAGACCTGCGTGGTGCTCGCTGAGGGCGGCGCTCGGTGCTGGGGCAGCAACTCCCGCGGCCAGCTCGGGAACCGCACCGACGTGTCCTCGACGATCCCGGTCACCGTGACGGGCGTCGGCGACGCCGACTCGATCGCGAGCGGGACGATGTCCGCCTGCGTCCACCGCGTCGACGGCGGCGTGAGCTGCTGGGGCGACAACTCGGTCGGGCAGATCGGGATCGGCGACACGGGTGAGGAGCCCCGACCAGTGCCGGTACCGGGTATCGCCGCGGTCACGGCCGTGGCCATCGGCAACGACCACACGTGCGCTCGCGTCGACGGCGGCGGTGTCCGCTGCTGGGGGAAGAACAACTCAGGTCAGGTCGGCAACGGCACCTTGTACGCCACGCCCGAGAGCCAGCGGCCGGGCGTCGTCGCGGGCCTGTCCGACGCCACCGACGTGTCGGCCGGAACGTGGCACACATGCTCGACCCGTGAGAACGGCATCGTGTCCTGCTGGGGCTACAACGGCGCTGGTCAGCTCGGCATTGGTGTCGACAGCACGAGCTCGCGTTCGGCGGTGCCCGTGGCGGTGCTCGGGATCTCCGACGCTGTCGCGGTCGATGCGGGCGGCGACACGACGTGCACTCTGCGTATCGGAGGCGTCGTCTCCTGCTGGGGCAGGGGCACCTCCGGCCAACTCGGCGACGGGCTGCGGCGCTCGAGCACGACGCCGGTCCAGGTGCGCAACCTGTCCGGGATCACCCAGGTGGCGGTCGCCGGGGGTTTCGTGTGCGCCTTGGCCGGTGACCGGTCCGTATGGTGCTGGGGCGACAACTCCGCCGGCCAGCTGGGCGACAACACGACGACGCAGCGGATCACACCGGTGCAGGTGACGAACATCGGCGATGCGGTGCAGATTGCCGCCTCGGACGGCCACGCATGCGTCCGACACGCAGACGGCACGGTGTCGTGCTGGGGTGACAACTTCCGCGAGCAGCTCGGGACCGGCACGAAGGTCGACTCCCACGTTCCCGTGAAAGTGGCCGGACTGGACGGGGTCGTCTACGTCAGCACCGGGTCTGACACGACCTGCGCGGTGCTGGACGACGGAACCCTGCGGTGTTGGGGGACGAACTTCATGGGTCAGCTCGTCCCCGGCCAGGCTGACGTCCACTCTGGAGTGCCGATTGAGGTGCCGGGCATCACCGACGGCCGCTCGATTGCGGAGGACTGGGCGCACCGCTGCGTGATCACTGGCTCGGGCGGCATCCAGTGCTGGGGTGGGAACTGGGACGGCCAGCTCGGACTCGGCACCGGCACGTCGATCATGCAGGCGACTGCGGTGGTCGGCTGGGACTGACAAGCGCGGCGTGGCCGAGTTGCTCCATGCCCTCTGCGGCCGACCGATCGAGGACGATCGGCGCCCCGTAGTCACGGAAGAGCGCGGTCGTGCGCTGCCATCCGCCGTGTCGCGGCACGGTTCGGCCGATCCGGGAGACGGATCACGACCGTGACTAGGCGGCGGAAGGCTCGCTGACGCGAGTCGGGGGGTCTCGACGGATGACCGCCCGAGACCCCCCGATTCGACTTGTGGATCGCCGGCCTGCTCCGTGGAGGAACCGGCACGTCGTGATTACTTGACCAGCTTGAACAGCGGTGTGAACGACGTGTCGCCGGTCCGCTCGTCGAGGGCGAGGCCGACGGCTTGGCCGTCGACCGGGCCGTTGTCGGCTGCGGTGTCGGCGTAGCCGGCGAGGATGTAGCTGAGGCCGTCGGGGTCCGGCAGGCACTTAGGGTCGCCGGGCACGATGGCCTGGACGACGCCGCCGTTGAGGAACCATGCGTCGTACGCGGTGCCGGCCTCGTCCATATACGGATGCTTGACCAGCTCGACGTCGGCAGCGATGGCGAGCGGCTCGCAGCCGTCCTCCGCCGCGAGCACATCGATCTCGGGCGGCGTGTCGGTCAGCGCGATGGGGTCGCCGTTGGCGTCCTGGCCGACGACAAACGGCCCGCCGCGAACGATCTCGAACTTGTAGCCACGAACCGTCGGCGCCGGTGGGTTCGGCTGGCAGCCGACCGCGACGAGCAGTCCCAACCCCAGCAGGCCCACGGCCGCGAAGGGACGACGAATATTCACAGGGTTCTCTCCCGTTGTTCGGCCGGTCGGTCCGGTCGGGGGACAGTGTGGCAGCGGGATGACCGAAATGCGCGGCTCGAGAGAGGACTTTTGTTGAGCGGCGCTCGGTGTTCAGGCGTCGAACATCGCCCATCGATCAGTGCCCGAGCGGATGTGGCGGCGATGAGCCGGCAGCGATAGTCGGGGTGGGTCATCGATCGTGTTGGTGGTCGATGATGCCGGTGGGGCTCGCAGGGTCGGTCTGACCCGAGATTCCGGCTGACGTCCGTGTTCGGGCTGTCCTCATAGTGAACTGTCGGCCGACGCCTGCGAGCCCTGCTGGTGCACCCACCGGTCGGGCGATCGTGACCTCAGAGGAGCTTGGTGAGAAGCCCCGTCGCTGTCTTGTCCGCCGTCCCGGCAGGTGCGTGCCCTCCCCACCTACCAAGGAGACGAAGGGCATGACCACGATGACAGAAACCCGGGCGCGGATCACCGGCGGTGTCGACACCCACCGCGACGTCCATGTCGCCGCCGCACTCGATGAACGCGGCGCCCTGTTGGGCACCGCCGAGTTCGACGCCACCACCAGCGGCTACCGCAACCTGCTCGATTGGCTCGAAGCCTTCGGTGACGTCGGCCTGGTCGGCGTGGAAGGCACCGGCACCTACGGCGCCGGCCTCACCCGTCACCTCCACGACGCCGGTGTCACCGTGATCGAGGTGGATCGCCCGAACCGGCAACGCCGCCGCCGGGCCGGCAAGTCCGACACCACCGACGCTGTCTCCACCGCACGCGCCGCTCTGTCAGGTGAGGCGTCAACGGCGGCGAAGACCCGAGACGGCAACGTCGAGAAGATCCGAGTGCTGCGCATCGCCCGCCGCTCCATCGTCCGCGAACGGGTCCGGGCCATCAACGCGCTCCGAGCACTCATCGTCACCGCACCGCCAGAGGTCCGTGACCAGCTCAAAGGGCTCACCGCCATCGGTGTCTCCCAGGCCGTCGCCCGGTTCCGGGTCGCGGATCCGACCACCGAAATCGGCGCACTGAAGTACGCGATGCGCTCCCTCGGACGGCGAGCCGAGACGCTGCGAGCCGAGGCCAAGGACCTCAACGCGCTCCTGCGCACCCTGATCGACGACACCGCTCCCGAGCTGTTGGCCCGACCCAACATCGGTGTCGACGCCGCCGGCGCGCTCCTCGTCGCCGCGGGCGACAACCCTGAACGGATGCGGTCCGAGGCATCGTTCGCCAAGCTCTGCGCCGCGGCACCGATGGAAGCCTCCAGCGGCATGGTCACCCGTCACCGACTCTCACGGGCTGGGAACCGGGAAGCGAACGCCGCGCTGTT includes:
- a CDS encoding pyridoxamine 5'-phosphate oxidase family protein yields the protein MAGPTLATAADGYNGGMPDVQRPAMSDYGVPVDLAGALPFEWARERLAANRNYWVVTVDPAGRPHSTPVWGLWHTDDTFWFSCAASALKARNLRANPHAVVTTHDTVEFVSVEGVAAELAPPPDVARAWAEKYDESGDPAKVAESIEFFVGHAAFRVSPRKALGMIEREEEFAEKATRWVW
- a CDS encoding RCC1 domain-containing protein; the protein is MAVVVVVAGCSPPASAPPPEPDVDPPRLILPSGMWLTTADPSGRTVIYDAHAVDTDGSPVRMRCTPESGDWFPVGTSTVDCAAIDPAANTTEGQFEVRVSLDSSRSVGVSSAGDHACAVRDGGVWCWGEQLSRTSPLQTFVPRAVPGPSDATDVAVGGSHACELTSRATVRCWGYNGDGALGTGGADSSVPVDVAGLAGVTSIAAGEVHSCAAIADGTVRCWGSNFSGQLGTGSTTNASRPTPVPGITDAVAIAAGGRATCVVHAGGGVSCWGSGGTYQLGPDNATRVLSPRLIPGISDARALAVGAGGQTCAVTARTTLSCWGSNQHGRLGDGTTQSRAAPVDVPGISGAVAAAAGRDQTCVVLAEGGARCWGSNSRGQLGNRTDVSSTIPVTVTGVGDADSIASGTMSACVHRVDGGVSCWGDNSVGQIGIGDTGEEPRPVPVPGIAAVTAVAIGNDHTCARVDGGGVRCWGKNNSGQVGNGTLYATPESQRPGVVAGLSDATDVSAGTWHTCSTRENGIVSCWGYNGAGQLGIGVDSTSSRSAVPVAVLGISDAVAVDAGGDTTCTLRIGGVVSCWGRGTSGQLGDGLRRSSTTPVQVRNLSGITQVAVAGGFVCALAGDRSVWCWGDNSAGQLGDNTTTQRITPVQVTNIGDAVQIAASDGHACVRHADGTVSCWGDNFREQLGTGTKVDSHVPVKVAGLDGVVYVSTGSDTTCAVLDDGTLRCWGTNFMGQLVPGQADVHSGVPIEVPGITDGRSIAEDWAHRCVITGSGGIQCWGGNWDGQLGLGTGTSIMQATAVVGWD